In the genome of Deinococcus deserti VCD115, one region contains:
- a CDS encoding deoxynucleoside kinase — protein MYVVVEGPIGVGKTSLAGRLAARYGAELNLEIVEENPFLARFYEQPDAYSFQVQVFFLLSRFKQLSALSQPGLFSGNVVSDYLFDKDFIFAAMNLKDAEFHLYEDLYAHLSPRLPTPDLVIYLRADTDELLRRIARRGRPFERDMQASYLAELTSRYDEYFRTYRHPLLTIEAGQYDFVGCAEDEQVILERIHDALQPKTAAD, from the coding sequence ATGTACGTCGTGGTGGAAGGCCCCATCGGGGTAGGAAAAACAAGCCTGGCCGGGCGGCTCGCCGCGCGCTATGGCGCCGAACTCAACCTGGAAATCGTCGAGGAAAACCCCTTCCTGGCGCGCTTCTATGAGCAGCCGGACGCGTACTCGTTCCAGGTACAGGTCTTCTTTCTGCTCTCACGCTTCAAGCAGCTCTCGGCCCTTTCACAGCCGGGACTGTTCAGCGGGAACGTGGTCAGCGACTACCTGTTCGACAAGGACTTCATCTTTGCGGCCATGAACCTCAAAGACGCTGAATTCCACCTGTACGAGGACCTCTACGCGCACCTCTCGCCGCGCCTGCCCACCCCTGATCTGGTGATCTACCTGCGGGCCGACACCGACGAGCTGCTGCGCCGCATCGCCCGGCGCGGGCGGCCGTTCGAGCGCGATATGCAGGCCAGTTATCTGGCCGAACTGACCAGCCGCTACGACGAGTACTTCCGCACTTACCGCCATCCGCTGCTGACCATCGAGGCCGGCCAGTACGACTTCGTGGGCTGCGCCGAGGATGAACAGGTCATCCTGGAGCGCATTCACGACGCCCTGCAGCCTAAAACAGCCGCCGACTGA
- a CDS encoding FmdB family zinc ribbon protein: protein MPTYLYKNIETGEIYELIQSMRDAPYTRHPETDVAIKRILARPGIAFKGSGFYVNDSRPKDEGSKGSE from the coding sequence ATGCCCACGTACCTGTACAAGAACATCGAAACCGGCGAGATCTACGAGCTGATCCAAAGTATGCGCGACGCCCCTTACACCCGTCACCCCGAAACCGACGTGGCCATCAAACGGATCCTGGCCCGCCCCGGCATTGCTTTCAAAGGCAGCGGCTTTTATGTCAACGACTCCCGCCCCAAGGATGAGGGCAGCAAAGGCAGCGAGTGA
- a CDS encoding trans-sulfuration enzyme family protein: MAQQSKEFGFRTRAVHAGHGLDPVTGAHAVPIYATSTFGYGSAERGARLFAGEESGYFYSRLSNPTVRAFEEKVASLEEAGDAVAFGSGMGAASAIALTFLKAGDEVAFMGPLYGGTEGLLRDILGRFDVRVHDVRDLDELRDVMNSRTRLVWLETPTNPTLRVVDLQAASDIAHAAGALVVVDNTFSTPYLTRPLEHGADLVMHSATKYISGHGDVVAGVVAAGAELVAELRLHGLRHVGSVLAPFEAYLLLRGLKTLPLRMEAHCSGAQALATALLGHPGIQAVHYPGLPTHPGHELAGRQMKAYGGLVSLDLGSQDAAFRFLNALKLFTQAVSLGDVESLSCHPASTTHQLLGEETLARQGVTPGLVRLSVGIEDPQDLIDDVLQALQAAEERTTVSL, encoded by the coding sequence ATGGCTCAACAATCCAAGGAGTTCGGGTTCCGTACCCGGGCGGTGCATGCTGGCCACGGCCTTGATCCTGTCACGGGGGCGCACGCCGTGCCTATCTATGCCACCTCTACCTTCGGCTACGGCAGTGCCGAGCGTGGCGCCCGCCTGTTTGCTGGCGAGGAAAGTGGTTATTTCTACTCTCGTCTGAGCAACCCCACTGTGCGTGCCTTCGAGGAGAAGGTCGCCAGCCTGGAAGAAGCCGGAGACGCCGTGGCCTTCGGCAGTGGCATGGGGGCAGCGAGCGCCATTGCCCTGACCTTCCTCAAGGCGGGGGACGAGGTCGCCTTCATGGGGCCGCTGTACGGCGGCACCGAGGGACTGCTGCGCGACATTCTCGGCCGCTTTGACGTCAGGGTGCACGACGTGCGTGATCTGGACGAACTGCGGGACGTAATGAACAGCCGCACCCGTCTGGTCTGGCTGGAAACCCCCACCAACCCCACTCTCCGCGTGGTGGACCTGCAGGCAGCCAGCGACATTGCCCACGCTGCCGGAGCCCTGGTGGTCGTGGACAACACCTTTTCCACGCCCTACCTGACCCGGCCGCTGGAGCACGGCGCGGACCTCGTGATGCACTCGGCCACCAAGTACATCAGCGGACACGGTGACGTGGTGGCCGGGGTGGTCGCTGCGGGAGCCGAACTGGTGGCTGAACTGCGTCTGCATGGGCTCCGCCATGTGGGCTCGGTGTTGGCACCCTTTGAGGCTTACCTGCTGCTGCGAGGCCTGAAAACCCTGCCGCTGCGGATGGAAGCCCACTGCTCTGGCGCGCAGGCCCTGGCGACTGCGCTGCTGGGCCACCCAGGGATACAGGCGGTTCACTACCCGGGATTGCCCACACACCCGGGCCATGAGCTGGCCGGCCGGCAGATGAAGGCCTACGGGGGGCTGGTCAGCCTGGATTTGGGTTCACAGGACGCTGCCTTCCGGTTCCTGAACGCCCTGAAGCTTTTTACTCAGGCCGTCAGCTTGGGCGACGTGGAAAGCCTGTCGTGCCACCCGGCCAGCACCACCCATCAGCTGTTGGGCGAAGAAACGCTGGCCCGCCAGGGCGTTACACCTGGACTGGTGCGCCTCTCGGTGGGCATCGAGGACCCCCAGGACCTGATTGACGATGTGCTTCAGGCCCTGCAGGCTGCCGAGGAACGCACAACCGTCTCCCTTTGA
- a CDS encoding sensor domain-containing diguanylate cyclase: MLAFLIVVAVTFGALWSPAAAQSSRTSPPAVQAGFQLFTARDHQFPLSFRDIPAWRDRQTPVEKVKFTGGSYWLVAQVRNLTSDSAWVFNPYGSLMEHVDVRVYRPGQPVQTFQTGYRAKHAYMLHYGLDLTLRPGERTWVVAQIRSPYFASQPNFSFEPQDRYRQQVNLDNLLTLVAFGALLALSCYNLFIFAGTHNRSFFYYAAYALTYCVAWAFTFHVPADVFGFYDLRWHYVGFFLLPVLNTLFYLHFLKLDQRLPLLGRLSRVNLWLPLALLPSSFLLLPYTHILATGVVSLWLVLALVCGVASWRQGFYSARFFVFGLLALMVPATMILPANVGLMPDPVRNTELLTLLGGTLDGLLLAFALADQLRLLMRDNISHIVQLRRALHLAGTDTLTGLHNRHAFGQAVGTLEDHPFLLVLMDLDGLKTLNDTQGHARGDDLLRVFARLLQDMESEHITAYRLGGDEFALIAPPGADAALVSQLQTAEETLRAGGFPTSGLSVGMAHAGGGRSAGQVFEEADQRMYRHKQAKKGGKEPSDRR; encoded by the coding sequence GTGCTGGCCTTCCTGATCGTTGTTGCCGTGACGTTTGGAGCGTTGTGGTCACCGGCTGCAGCCCAGTCATCAAGGACCAGCCCTCCGGCTGTGCAGGCCGGATTCCAGCTTTTCACGGCCCGTGACCACCAGTTTCCCCTTTCCTTCCGCGACATTCCAGCGTGGCGGGACCGCCAGACGCCCGTCGAGAAGGTAAAATTCACAGGGGGGAGCTACTGGCTGGTTGCCCAGGTCCGCAACCTGACTTCCGACAGCGCCTGGGTGTTTAACCCTTATGGCAGCCTGATGGAGCATGTGGATGTGCGGGTCTACCGCCCCGGACAGCCAGTGCAGACTTTTCAGACTGGCTACCGCGCGAAGCACGCCTATATGCTGCACTACGGCCTGGACCTGACCCTGCGCCCAGGTGAGCGGACCTGGGTGGTTGCGCAGATCCGGAGCCCGTATTTTGCTTCCCAGCCGAATTTCAGCTTTGAACCGCAGGACCGTTACCGTCAGCAGGTCAATCTGGACAACCTGCTGACGCTGGTTGCCTTCGGGGCGCTGCTGGCGCTGAGCTGCTACAACCTGTTTATTTTTGCGGGCACGCACAACCGCAGCTTTTTCTACTACGCGGCCTACGCACTGACCTACTGCGTGGCATGGGCCTTTACTTTTCATGTCCCGGCAGATGTGTTCGGGTTCTATGATCTGCGCTGGCATTACGTGGGCTTTTTTCTGCTGCCAGTGCTGAACACGCTGTTCTACCTGCATTTTCTGAAGCTCGACCAGCGGCTGCCCCTGCTGGGCCGCCTGAGCCGGGTGAACCTGTGGCTGCCGCTGGCGCTGCTGCCCTCCAGTTTTCTGCTGCTGCCGTACACGCACATTCTGGCGACCGGTGTGGTCTCGCTGTGGCTGGTGCTGGCTTTGGTATGCGGAGTGGCAAGCTGGCGCCAGGGCTTCTACTCGGCACGTTTTTTTGTGTTTGGATTGCTGGCGCTGATGGTCCCAGCCACCATGATCCTGCCGGCCAATGTCGGTTTGATGCCGGACCCGGTGCGCAATACGGAACTGCTGACCCTGCTGGGCGGCACCCTGGACGGCTTGCTGCTGGCTTTTGCCCTGGCAGATCAGCTTCGGCTGCTGATGAGAGACAACATCTCCCATATTGTTCAACTGCGGCGTGCGCTGCATCTGGCCGGGACCGACACCTTGACCGGGCTGCACAACCGCCATGCCTTCGGGCAGGCAGTGGGCACGCTGGAGGATCATCCCTTTTTGCTGGTGCTGATGGACCTGGACGGCCTGAAAACCCTCAACGACACCCAGGGGCACGCCCGGGGTGACGATCTGCTGCGCGTCTTCGCCCGGCTGTTGCAGGACATGGAAAGCGAGCACATCACCGCCTACCGTCTGGGCGGGGACGAGTTTGCGCTGATCGCGCCGCCTGGAGCGGACGCTGCCCTGGTCTCACAGTTGCAGACTGCAGAAGAGACCCTGCGGGCCGGCGGGTTCCCAACTTCGGGGCTTAGTGTGGGAATGGCGCATGCCGGGGGTGGCCGCAGTGCCGGTCAGGTGTTCGAGGAGGCTGACCAGCGCATGTACCGGCATAAACAAGCCAAGAAGGGCGGAAAGGAGCCTTCAGACCGGCGGTAG
- a CDS encoding S1C family serine protease, whose protein sequence is MKAARALALAALLTAAATGAYVTGRVTAQKALVTNDEINTVEVTQKALQAVVRVDVRLRKDALQPGDDPNETGSGFFYKKDLIVTNYHVIQYQESISVVLYNGRRVPARIEGVDRDIDIAVLRVSGVTAPKTLAFGQSARLIPGQKLITIGTPLKIQNFVSTGVFSVLASARDVPRGDNLAQEVGQYLITTASIQQGNSGGPILDSRGAVVGVADANAAPNAVVPGVIGIALPGDLVKQSLDDLEKIGVPQRGTLGVTLVDLDTLDPALRNLAGLSSSEGALVDEVPAGTAGARAGLRGSLRNSRGQLLSPLGDIIVAVNGQRVQSSFDVVRLVAAKRPGQTITLRVWRNKKAVDVKVTLLKRTLQ, encoded by the coding sequence GTGAAAGCAGCGCGCGCCCTGGCATTGGCGGCGCTTCTGACAGCAGCGGCCACGGGCGCGTATGTCACTGGCCGTGTCACGGCGCAAAAGGCCCTCGTCACGAATGACGAAATCAATACGGTCGAGGTCACCCAGAAGGCCCTGCAGGCGGTTGTCCGGGTGGATGTCCGCCTGCGCAAGGACGCTTTGCAGCCCGGGGACGACCCCAACGAGACCGGCAGCGGGTTTTTCTACAAGAAGGACCTGATCGTCACCAACTACCACGTCATTCAGTACCAGGAGTCGATCAGCGTGGTCCTCTACAACGGCCGACGGGTCCCGGCGCGGATCGAGGGCGTGGACCGCGATATCGATATCGCCGTGCTGCGGGTCAGCGGCGTCACGGCACCCAAAACCCTGGCCTTCGGTCAGAGCGCCCGGCTGATCCCGGGGCAGAAGCTCATCACTATCGGCACGCCCCTGAAGATCCAGAACTTCGTGAGCACAGGAGTGTTCAGCGTGCTCGCCAGCGCGCGTGACGTGCCGCGCGGTGACAATCTGGCGCAGGAGGTCGGGCAGTACCTGATCACCACCGCCAGCATCCAGCAGGGCAACAGCGGCGGGCCTATCCTGGATTCCCGCGGCGCGGTCGTGGGTGTGGCCGACGCGAATGCCGCCCCCAACGCCGTGGTGCCGGGCGTGATCGGCATTGCACTGCCGGGTGACCTGGTCAAACAGAGCCTGGATGATCTGGAAAAGATCGGGGTTCCGCAGCGCGGCACGCTGGGCGTCACCCTGGTGGATCTGGATACCCTGGACCCGGCGCTGCGCAACCTTGCCGGCCTGAGCAGCAGCGAAGGCGCCCTGGTGGACGAGGTCCCGGCCGGCACGGCAGGCGCACGTGCGGGCCTGCGCGGCTCGCTGCGCAACAGCCGCGGGCAGCTGCTTTCACCCCTGGGCGACATCATCGTGGCGGTCAACGGGCAGCGGGTCCAGAGTTCTTTCGACGTGGTGCGGCTGGTGGCCGCCAAGCGCCCGGGACAGACCATCACGCTGCGGGTGTGGCGAAACAAGAAGGCTGTGGACGTGAAGGTCACGCTGCTCAAACGCACGCTGCAGTAG
- the glmS gene encoding glutamine--fructose-6-phosphate transaminase (isomerizing), with protein sequence MCGIVGYIGPKQAQDVLISGLSKLEYRGYDSAGVAIGDGACITVRKKAGKLANLSTELESTPLAGTLGIGHTRWATHGLPNDTNSHPHATEDGRIVIVHNGIIENYLSLKEGLIARGHAFKSETDSEVLAHLIEEAYQGDLEGAVRTALSQVRGAYGIVVTHVDHREIVAARTVSPLVMGVGEGEMFLASDVPALLAYTRNMVFLHDGDMVVLNDDGFRVTDLQGNELKREIERVEWDAEAAEKGGYDTYMLKEIYEQPQALTNTLIGRLHDETGEVNLDINLDPGSFKRISIIACGTAYYAGLVGEYLIEQLARIPVEVDVASEYRYRDPLVSPETLAIVVSQSGETIDTLEALREAKKGGARTLGVINAKGSSMTRELDDTLYIHAGPEIGVASTKAYTSMVSAFLMLALWLGRARGTLSEKEGAELLHAARELPRLVEEALQPERVERIKQVAEKYHQARDYLFLGRGVNSPTAYEGALKLKEISYIHAEAYAAGEMKHGPIALIDANLPVVVVATESRLLEKTISNVQEVRARAGKVIAILSDGDTENAQHADDVIYVPRAHEMVSPIVNAIAMQLLAYFTASALGKDVDKPRNLAKSVTVE encoded by the coding sequence ATGTGCGGAATTGTCGGATACATCGGTCCCAAGCAGGCGCAGGACGTACTGATCTCGGGTCTCTCCAAGCTGGAATATCGCGGTTACGACAGTGCGGGCGTGGCCATCGGCGACGGAGCGTGCATCACGGTGCGTAAAAAGGCTGGCAAACTGGCCAACCTCAGCACTGAACTGGAATCCACGCCGCTGGCCGGCACGCTGGGCATCGGCCACACCCGCTGGGCCACCCACGGCCTGCCCAACGACACCAACTCGCACCCGCACGCCACCGAGGACGGCCGCATCGTTATCGTCCATAACGGCATCATCGAGAATTACCTGAGCCTCAAAGAAGGGCTGATTGCCCGCGGCCATGCCTTTAAAAGTGAGACCGACAGCGAGGTCCTGGCTCACCTGATCGAGGAAGCCTACCAGGGCGACCTGGAAGGCGCGGTGCGCACGGCCCTCTCGCAGGTGCGCGGCGCCTACGGCATCGTCGTCACGCACGTGGACCACCGTGAGATCGTCGCAGCCCGGACAGTCAGCCCGCTGGTGATGGGCGTGGGCGAGGGCGAGATGTTCCTGGCCAGCGACGTGCCGGCCCTGCTGGCCTACACCCGCAACATGGTCTTCCTGCACGACGGCGACATGGTCGTGCTGAACGATGACGGCTTCCGCGTGACCGACCTGCAGGGCAACGAGCTCAAGCGCGAGATCGAGCGCGTGGAATGGGACGCCGAAGCGGCCGAGAAGGGCGGCTACGACACCTACATGCTCAAGGAGATCTACGAGCAGCCCCAGGCCCTGACCAACACCCTGATCGGCCGCCTGCACGACGAAACCGGTGAGGTGAACCTGGACATCAACCTTGATCCGGGCAGCTTCAAACGGATTTCCATCATTGCCTGCGGCACGGCCTACTACGCCGGTCTGGTGGGCGAGTACCTGATCGAGCAGCTCGCGCGCATTCCGGTCGAGGTGGACGTGGCCAGCGAGTACCGCTACCGCGACCCCCTGGTCAGCCCCGAGACCCTGGCCATTGTGGTGTCGCAAAGCGGCGAGACGATCGATACCCTCGAGGCGCTGCGTGAAGCCAAGAAGGGCGGCGCCCGGACGCTGGGCGTCATCAACGCCAAGGGCAGCTCCATGACGCGCGAGCTGGACGACACCCTGTACATCCATGCCGGCCCGGAAATCGGCGTGGCCAGCACCAAGGCCTACACCTCCATGGTCAGCGCCTTCCTGATGCTGGCACTGTGGCTGGGCCGCGCCCGCGGCACCCTGAGCGAAAAGGAAGGCGCTGAACTGCTGCACGCGGCCCGCGAACTGCCCCGCCTGGTAGAAGAAGCCCTGCAGCCCGAGCGTGTCGAGCGGATCAAGCAGGTGGCCGAGAAGTACCACCAGGCCCGCGACTACCTGTTCCTGGGGCGCGGCGTGAACTCGCCCACCGCCTACGAGGGTGCGCTGAAGCTCAAGGAAATCAGCTACATCCACGCCGAGGCTTACGCAGCCGGCGAGATGAAGCACGGCCCCATCGCCCTGATCGACGCAAACCTGCCGGTCGTCGTCGTGGCCACCGAGAGCCGCCTGCTGGAGAAGACCATCAGCAACGTCCAGGAAGTTCGTGCCCGTGCTGGCAAGGTCATCGCCATCCTGAGTGACGGCGACACCGAGAACGCCCAGCACGCTGACGACGTGATCTACGTGCCGCGTGCCCACGAGATGGTCAGCCCGATCGTGAACGCCATCGCCATGCAGCTGCTGGCGTACTTCACGGCGTCGGCCCTGGGCAAGGACGTGGATAAACCACGCAACCTGGCCAAGAGTGTGACTGTCGAGTAA